A genomic window from Cloacibacillus evryensis DSM 19522 includes:
- a CDS encoding HlyD family secretion protein, with protein MRISFGKMGDPESKDGMKINYAPAKRKVSKVTWWLILAAVFTPFLWLLVSLGANWLFVSSSGVVAMDSYPVSVVGGGVVTKIYVKPGEFVRAGSRLAEVKRNIPEAEAAERQRVEAELEALGRAGGTAVSNRPSSYQDGMMAHLANEERVMKELMEKGAATRAEYNQAKERRLASQRDIEALKNPPALPDAGVETRKMYLKRYADMLAEKQSTPLTIYAPRAGRVEYISVTPGYDTAGEHELMRIADPGEPYVIAYVLPENYDDRVRPGRVVEVRLPGSGRTIEAVVSEPPLNANSVPGGLSDTILSGRRGIVVFLKPNERLLPEESVNGMPVRVDWGIRFFR; from the coding sequence ATGAGGATATCGTTCGGCAAGATGGGCGATCCGGAGAGTAAGGACGGAATGAAGATAAATTACGCCCCGGCAAAGAGGAAGGTTTCAAAGGTAACGTGGTGGCTGATATTGGCCGCGGTGTTCACTCCGTTTCTGTGGCTGCTTGTTTCACTGGGAGCGAACTGGCTCTTTGTATCCTCTTCGGGTGTTGTGGCAATGGATTCCTATCCGGTGAGCGTCGTCGGAGGCGGAGTCGTGACGAAAATATATGTAAAGCCGGGTGAGTTTGTGCGCGCGGGCAGCCGCCTTGCGGAGGTAAAGAGAAATATTCCCGAGGCGGAGGCGGCGGAGCGGCAGCGCGTGGAGGCCGAACTTGAGGCGCTTGGCCGCGCCGGCGGTACCGCGGTTTCAAACCGTCCGTCAAGCTATCAGGACGGCATGATGGCCCATCTCGCGAATGAGGAACGCGTTATGAAGGAACTGATGGAAAAAGGAGCCGCCACCCGCGCCGAATATAATCAGGCGAAGGAGCGCCGGCTCGCCTCTCAGAGAGATATCGAGGCGCTGAAAAATCCGCCGGCACTGCCTGACGCCGGTGTCGAGACCAGAAAAATGTATCTGAAAAGGTATGCCGATATGCTTGCGGAGAAACAGAGCACGCCGCTTACGATCTACGCCCCGCGCGCGGGAAGGGTAGAGTACATATCGGTTACGCCGGGCTATGACACGGCGGGCGAACATGAGCTGATGCGGATAGCCGACCCCGGCGAGCCGTATGTTATCGCCTATGTACTTCCGGAAAACTATGACGATCGGGTACGGCCGGGAAGGGTCGTTGAGGTGCGTCTCCCCGGCAGCGGCAGGACGATAGAGGCCGTGGTATCCGAGCCTCCGCTGAATGCCAACAGCGTGCCCGGGGGTCTCTCCGACACGATACTTTCAGGGAGGCGCGGCATTGTCGTTTTTCTGAAACCGAACGAGCGTCTCCTGCCGGAGGAGAGCGTCAACGGGATGCCGGTCCGCGTCGACTGGGGAATCAGGTTCTTTCGTTAG
- a CDS encoding ISAs1 family transposase, whose translation MNMQTSISQHFAILTDNRAENHIRHNLTDILTIVLCGVICGAEGFNDIELFAKCKQDFFESFLDLPNGIPSHDTMNRVMSALDPKQFSECFANWARSLSERLKGVIAIDGKTSRRSFKNTEHRDCLHMVSAWSSDNGIVLAQTATEAKSNEITAIPTLLDMLDIKNCTITIDAMGCQKAIADKIVSMKGNYLLALKGNQGGTLEMAEHLFKCEEKTDYAGVTHTSYATIEKSHGRIEKRNVAAIENNEKIDIAEFDKWKGLKSIIMVESTRESGTQSSVERRYYISSLPADAAEIGRSVRSHWGIENSLHWVLDVIFNEDAMRNRQKNSAANMAIIRHCAINLLKQDKSGKTSLRGKRLKAGWDNDYMIKLISEC comes from the coding sequence ATGAACATGCAAACAAGCATCAGCCAACATTTCGCTATTCTCACTGACAATCGTGCGGAGAACCACATCAGGCACAACCTGACCGACATTCTTACTATTGTGCTGTGCGGGGTCATCTGCGGTGCGGAAGGCTTTAACGACATTGAACTTTTTGCAAAGTGCAAACAGGATTTCTTTGAATCGTTTCTTGATTTACCAAATGGAATCCCTTCCCACGACACAATGAACAGGGTAATGTCAGCCTTGGACCCGAAGCAGTTTTCGGAGTGTTTTGCGAACTGGGCCAGGTCATTGTCCGAACGTTTAAAAGGCGTCATTGCCATCGACGGCAAGACATCCAGAAGGTCCTTCAAAAATACAGAGCACCGCGATTGCCTGCATATGGTAAGTGCGTGGTCCTCAGATAATGGAATTGTTTTAGCCCAAACAGCAACGGAAGCTAAGTCAAACGAAATTACAGCAATTCCGACCCTTCTGGATATGCTTGATATCAAAAACTGCACTATAACAATAGACGCCATGGGATGCCAGAAAGCAATAGCAGATAAGATCGTCTCTATGAAAGGGAATTACCTGCTGGCCTTGAAAGGCAATCAGGGCGGCACGCTGGAAATGGCGGAACATCTTTTCAAATGCGAAGAGAAAACAGATTACGCCGGAGTAACTCACACATCATATGCGACGATTGAAAAAAGCCACGGTCGTATAGAAAAAAGGAACGTCGCTGCAATAGAAAACAATGAGAAAATAGACATTGCGGAATTTGATAAATGGAAGGGGCTCAAGAGCATAATCATGGTGGAATCCACAAGAGAATCCGGCACTCAGAGTTCTGTGGAACGAAGATACTACATAAGCAGTCTGCCGGCTGACGCGGCAGAAATAGGACGGTCAGTACGTTCACACTGGGGTATCGAAAACAGTCTCCATTGGGTTCTTGATGTGATATTCAATGAAGACGCGATGCGCAACAGACAAAAAAACAGTGCCGCAAATATGGCAATCATCAGGCATTGTGCAATTAATTTACTGAAACAAGACAAATCCGGCAAAACCAGCCTTAGGGGAAAACGCCTTAAGGCTGGATGGGATAATGATTATATGATCAAGTTAATCTCAGAATGTTGA
- a CDS encoding glycosyltransferase family 2 protein, with product MYEYLLAFLKPIIEPFMSGDAWPLIMRFMPFIIFYELPYALLIYAGVMKYIWERGGEGPRRPYFPPVSCVITCYSEGRGVQGTIRSLTEQVYPGRIQMIAMIDGAARNKDTYESALEMRGYVRSFAARSLEVVPKWQRGGRVSNINTGLNYVNGEILFILDGDTSFDNDMVERAVRHFEDPSVAAVSGCLRVRNADSSLVASLQAVEYFISIQTAKTGLSEFNLVNNVSGAFGIFRRSVVELVRGWDAGTAEDLDMTLRIKQYFGRYGGKFRIVFDPEAMGHTDVPDTLLGYFRQRIRWDGDLPFIYFKKHWRAFSARLLGWPNFIMAVLNGLYSQIVLPFIIFTYTLWLFWEYPLSYVLSLLFVVYLFYFLLLTAMYVTSLIFISERKKDDLSRLPLLPLFPLFIFSSRINSLVATIYELVFKSHKDSSMAPWWVTRKSKFD from the coding sequence ATGTACGAGTACCTTCTGGCGTTTCTGAAGCCCATAATCGAGCCGTTTATGAGCGGCGACGCCTGGCCGCTCATAATGCGCTTCATGCCCTTTATCATCTTCTATGAGCTGCCATACGCTCTGCTCATATACGCGGGCGTGATGAAATATATCTGGGAACGCGGCGGAGAGGGGCCCAGGCGCCCCTATTTTCCTCCGGTATCATGCGTTATAACCTGCTACAGCGAAGGGCGCGGCGTGCAGGGGACCATCCGTTCCCTTACCGAGCAGGTATATCCCGGAAGAATACAGATGATAGCGATGATCGACGGAGCGGCGCGGAATAAGGATACCTATGAATCGGCCCTTGAGATGAGGGGCTATGTGCGGAGTTTTGCGGCGAGAAGCCTGGAAGTCGTTCCGAAATGGCAGAGGGGAGGAAGGGTGTCAAACATCAACACCGGCCTTAATTATGTAAACGGGGAGATACTGTTCATCCTGGACGGAGATACCTCATTTGATAACGACATGGTCGAACGCGCCGTGCGTCATTTTGAAGATCCGTCCGTAGCCGCCGTATCCGGCTGCCTGCGCGTCCGCAACGCCGACAGCTCGCTTGTCGCTTCACTGCAGGCGGTGGAATACTTCATTTCGATACAGACGGCAAAGACCGGGCTCAGCGAATTCAACCTCGTCAATAACGTCTCCGGGGCTTTCGGTATATTCCGGCGTTCGGTCGTCGAGCTGGTGCGCGGGTGGGACGCCGGTACCGCGGAAGATCTCGACATGACGCTGCGCATAAAGCAATACTTCGGCCGCTACGGCGGAAAGTTCAGGATAGTCTTCGACCCCGAGGCTATGGGCCATACCGACGTGCCCGACACCCTGCTTGGGTACTTCAGGCAAAGGATAAGATGGGACGGCGACCTGCCCTTCATCTATTTCAAAAAACACTGGCGCGCATTCAGCGCGCGCCTTCTCGGCTGGCCGAACTTTATCATGGCTGTCCTTAACGGGCTCTATTCCCAGATAGTCCTGCCCTTCATCATCTTCACGTATACCCTCTGGCTCTTCTGGGAATATCCGCTCAGCTATGTACTGAGCCTTCTCTTTGTCGTATATCTTTTCTACTTCCTGCTGCTCACTGCGATGTACGTGACCTCGCTCATCTTCATTTCCGAACGGAAAAAAGATGATCTGTCGAGGCTTCCCCTGCTGCCGCTGTTTCCGCTCTTCATCTTTTCGTCACGCATCAACAGCCTCGTCGCCACGATATATGAGCTTGTATTTAAATCGCATAAAGATTCGTCGATGGCTCCCTGGTGGGTGACGAGAAAAAGCAAGTTTGATTAA
- a CDS encoding helix-turn-helix domain-containing protein, with product MWKIQKYRIARRLTQENLAEKVDLSVSYISEIENGKKRPSLKTLEKIAAALEVSLVSLMGEDDKKDAEKENQIECPFLKYTGDNGEIAAANGITREIFAVVAELPMEEKIKVLSYVRDLKKLSDFMKDRI from the coding sequence ATGTGGAAAATTCAGAAGTATCGGATAGCCCGGAGATTGACGCAGGAAAACCTCGCTGAAAAGGTGGATCTCTCCGTAAGTTACATATCCGAGATCGAAAACGGGAAAAAACGTCCGTCTTTAAAAACGTTAGAGAAGATTGCCGCCGCGCTGGAGGTCTCTTTAGTTTCGCTGATGGGTGAAGATGATAAAAAAGACGCAGAAAAAGAAAACCAGATAGAATGCCCATTCCTCAAATACACGGGCGACAACGGTGAGATCGCCGCGGCAAACGGCATAACGCGGGAGATTTTCGCGGTCGTCGCTGAACTGCCGATGGAAGAAAAGATAAAGGTGCTATCGTATGTCCGCGATTTGAAGAAGCTTTCGGATTTTATGAAAGACAGAATATAA
- a CDS encoding Ig-like domain-containing protein: MGKLRKYGIIFLVLLMVLAAAPMAMAATATEIGQVNIGELFNEAGDYILSEDIVLSGDTKAIELSKDIEVTLDLNGHTISADTSKYRELESNALKYPGSIIYATSGDITIKDGVGGGKICDTSAAEYSKHNDGVIRVEKGTHLTIEKAIIEVKEGIGITTYDDGTRVTFKDGEIKVEYGFGIGTNGLNITEPGSGIYVEGGTITVASADSAAIYHPSSGTLSISGGTLSAADGIQVKAGRVIITGGTITATGKHNVPLDSKFSGGGTNELGNALSLISHASYKGQSMDVAISGSAMLIAEQDDAIGVYVNSGDVSHVNSFVITGGTYSSDPSAYVESPYVVKQVEGKYVVALASVAVTPTAAELVLGLTPTAKLTASSDIEEAFTWASKNNDVVTVDSSGNITAVGAGTADVTATGDSSKSVGTCVVTVRAATPVSVTPSKMELNIGATGKATAKYDAKDSITWESSDTAVATVKDGTVTAVKAGIAVITANGSKTSAACTVTVTDPAAPDPVTPTPAPVDAGTVDKENNPVNKEEGKPENVEAATPAITEATEEGKAAVVSATKIEEKNLVATADGKLTISPVLAKSALEEVISADATVAPKNVVLLPIVQAAVTANNVAALAFTMTGEQLGAEENTVAGDVKVIKVLADGKGGQFSYASAAADYADKTFTLKDADGKSLALTDKVAKASTYTLVVFVADNGDFDLDATAGSVIDPVAVATNAATEPKSGGSSSGCNGGFGALALLALAVLPFIRREKR; the protein is encoded by the coding sequence GTGGGTAAACTGAGAAAGTACGGAATAATTTTTCTTGTGTTGTTGATGGTGCTGGCCGCCGCGCCGATGGCGATGGCGGCAACAGCGACAGAAATCGGTCAGGTTAATATTGGAGAGCTGTTTAATGAGGCGGGGGATTACATCCTGTCCGAAGATATCGTTTTGAGCGGCGACACGAAGGCAATAGAGCTTTCTAAGGATATAGAGGTCACGTTGGACCTGAATGGACATACTATATCCGCTGATACAAGCAAATACAGAGAACTTGAAAGTAATGCATTGAAGTATCCTGGAAGTATCATTTACGCGACATCAGGAGACATTACTATCAAAGATGGCGTTGGCGGAGGGAAAATATGTGATACCAGCGCGGCAGAATATAGTAAACATAACGATGGCGTGATACGCGTCGAAAAAGGAACTCATCTGACCATCGAAAAAGCGATAATAGAGGTCAAAGAAGGTATTGGGATCACAACCTATGATGACGGTACCAGAGTGACGTTTAAAGACGGCGAAATAAAAGTCGAATATGGCTTCGGTATAGGCACGAATGGGCTAAATATTACCGAACCTGGTTCCGGCATTTACGTGGAGGGCGGAACGATTACTGTAGCTAGCGCCGATTCTGCGGCAATTTATCACCCTAGCAGCGGAACTTTAAGTATATCTGGCGGCACGCTGTCGGCTGCGGACGGCATTCAGGTAAAAGCGGGAAGAGTGATAATTACAGGCGGAACCATCACGGCAACGGGGAAACATAATGTCCCGCTAGACAGTAAGTTCTCAGGCGGCGGAACAAACGAACTTGGCAATGCACTGTCCTTGATATCCCATGCGAGTTATAAAGGCCAGTCCATGGATGTTGCGATCTCCGGTTCGGCGATGCTGATAGCTGAACAGGATGACGCTATTGGTGTTTATGTGAACAGCGGAGACGTGAGCCACGTAAATTCGTTTGTAATTACCGGCGGCACCTACAGCAGCGACCCGTCCGCCTATGTCGAGTCTCCTTATGTAGTCAAGCAGGTCGAAGGTAAATATGTCGTCGCCCTCGCCAGCGTCGCCGTCACTCCGACAGCCGCCGAACTCGTACTCGGCCTTACGCCGACGGCAAAGTTGACGGCATCCAGCGACATCGAAGAGGCTTTTACATGGGCATCTAAGAACAACGACGTCGTGACTGTCGACAGCTCCGGCAACATCACCGCCGTCGGCGCGGGCACTGCGGACGTAACAGCGACCGGCGATTCCAGCAAATCTGTCGGTACATGTGTGGTCACAGTGCGCGCAGCGACTCCCGTAAGCGTGACTCCGTCCAAGATGGAACTTAACATCGGCGCGACCGGCAAGGCGACCGCCAAGTATGACGCGAAAGACAGCATAACTTGGGAAAGCAGCGACACAGCCGTCGCCACCGTCAAGGACGGCACGGTAACTGCCGTTAAAGCCGGCATCGCCGTCATCACCGCCAATGGGTCAAAAACCTCGGCCGCCTGCACGGTGACCGTCACCGACCCGGCGGCGCCCGATCCCGTCACGCCTACGCCGGCCCCCGTCGACGCGGGGACTGTAGATAAAGAAAACAACCCCGTCAATAAAGAAGAAGGCAAACCGGAGAACGTAGAGGCGGCGACGCCGGCCATTACGGAAGCTACCGAGGAAGGTAAAGCCGCCGTAGTTAGCGCGACAAAGATCGAGGAAAAGAACCTCGTCGCCACCGCCGACGGCAAACTCACGATCAGCCCCGTGCTTGCCAAGAGCGCGCTTGAAGAAGTGATATCCGCCGACGCGACAGTCGCGCCGAAGAACGTGGTCCTGCTTCCGATCGTACAGGCTGCGGTAACGGCAAATAACGTGGCCGCCCTCGCCTTCACGATGACCGGCGAACAGTTGGGCGCTGAGGAAAACACAGTCGCGGGAGACGTCAAGGTGATCAAGGTCCTGGCAGACGGCAAGGGCGGACAGTTCAGCTATGCCTCCGCGGCGGCAGACTACGCGGACAAGACTTTCACGCTCAAAGACGCTGACGGCAAGAGCCTCGCCCTGACGGATAAGGTCGCGAAGGCTTCGACCTATACGCTGGTAGTATTCGTAGCCGACAACGGCGACTTCGACCTCGACGCGACGGCCGGCAGCGTGATCGACCCCGTGGCGGTAGCCACCAACGCGGCGACAGAGCCGAAATCCGGCGGTTCAAGCAGCGGATGCAACGGCGGCTTCGGCGCGCTGGCATTGCTTGCGCTCGCGGTGCTTCCCTTTATCCGCCGCGAAAAGAGATAG
- a CDS encoding putative 2-aminoethylphosphonate ABC transporter substrate-binding protein: MMNLSDQIGKAWKFALLLIAVTAVFTAVAAHAAGKELVVYTALENEQINKYLATFKEENPDIDVKIVRDSTGIITAKLLAEGARTPADVVWGTAASSLLVLEKKGLIEPYAPKGLARVEKMLKDTANPPAWVGIDAWECAIVVNTAEAKAQGLPAIKSYKDLLRPEFKGKIVMSNPNSSGTGFLAVSGILQLMGEKAGFDYLDKLHENIALYTHSGSAPAKKAASGEFPVGISYGYAGVNQKKKGAPVEIVFPVEGSGWDVEANALIKKKNIKPEAKKFLDWAISDKAINALKDDYAITAVKVSGAIPEGYSKSPLSQLVKKNDLRWAAQNRDRLLKEWASRYEGKTEAK; this comes from the coding sequence ATGATGAATTTGTCGGATCAGATCGGAAAGGCCTGGAAGTTCGCGCTGCTGCTCATCGCCGTCACGGCGGTATTCACGGCGGTCGCGGCGCACGCGGCTGGTAAGGAGCTCGTCGTCTATACGGCGCTGGAGAACGAGCAGATCAATAAGTATCTCGCTACCTTTAAGGAAGAAAATCCCGATATCGACGTAAAAATAGTCCGTGACTCTACGGGCATCATCACAGCGAAGCTGCTCGCCGAAGGAGCGAGGACGCCGGCCGACGTCGTTTGGGGCACGGCGGCCTCCAGCCTTCTCGTGCTTGAAAAGAAGGGACTTATCGAGCCCTACGCTCCCAAGGGGCTGGCCCGTGTCGAAAAGATGCTGAAGGACACGGCGAATCCGCCCGCGTGGGTCGGCATCGACGCTTGGGAGTGCGCGATCGTCGTGAATACCGCGGAGGCTAAAGCCCAGGGACTGCCGGCGATAAAGTCATATAAGGACCTGCTGCGCCCCGAATTCAAGGGCAAGATCGTCATGAGCAATCCCAATTCATCGGGAACCGGTTTTCTCGCCGTCTCCGGAATCCTTCAGCTGATGGGCGAGAAGGCGGGCTTCGACTACCTTGACAAGCTCCATGAGAATATCGCGCTCTACACTCACTCCGGCTCCGCGCCCGCGAAGAAGGCCGCCTCTGGCGAGTTTCCCGTCGGAATCTCCTACGGTTACGCCGGCGTGAACCAGAAGAAGAAGGGCGCGCCGGTGGAGATAGTCTTCCCCGTTGAGGGCAGCGGCTGGGACGTCGAGGCGAACGCCCTGATCAAAAAGAAGAATATCAAGCCGGAGGCGAAGAAGTTCCTCGACTGGGCCATCTCCGACAAGGCGATCAACGCGCTGAAGGATGACTACGCGATCACGGCGGTGAAGGTGAGCGGCGCTATCCCCGAGGGGTATTCAAAGAGCCCGCTGTCGCAGCTCGTGAAGAAGAACGACCTGCGCTGGGCCGCCCAGAACCGCGACCGTCTGCTTAAGGAATGGGCCTCGCGTTACGAGGGCAAGACGGAAGCGAAGTAG
- a CDS encoding ABC transporter ATP-binding protein, protein MTTLRARNITKRFKGTTALDKVSFEIRDGEFVCILGPSGCGKSTLLRALAGLEAIDGGTIEIGGRDVTCEPPSERNFGIVFQSYALFPNLNVEENIAYGLWNKGLAKDEIAARVAGIIEMTGLGGHNKKYPQQLSGGQQQRAAICRALVLNPEFLLLDEPLSALDAKVRLRLRREIRRIQQRFAITTIMVTHDQEEALSMADRIIVMNEGRIEQMDTPQALYDAPVNGFVADFVGTANFVGAGRAIRPESLCLSKSLSDSAVQAEVCDVEYRGAFYRLEVDTHVGHLMIDIPSQQSDARVLRLGSRLYIDIPQDKVIMLKSA, encoded by the coding sequence ATGACCACTCTCCGCGCGCGGAATATTACAAAGAGATTTAAGGGCACGACGGCTCTCGATAAAGTAAGCTTTGAGATCCGCGACGGAGAGTTCGTCTGCATATTAGGTCCTTCGGGCTGCGGCAAGAGCACGCTTCTGCGCGCGCTCGCCGGGCTGGAGGCCATAGACGGGGGAACGATAGAGATCGGGGGCCGCGACGTCACCTGCGAGCCCCCCTCTGAAAGAAATTTTGGGATAGTTTTTCAGTCTTACGCTCTCTTTCCGAATCTCAACGTCGAGGAGAATATCGCCTATGGCCTCTGGAATAAGGGGCTTGCGAAGGATGAGATCGCGGCGCGCGTCGCCGGGATCATCGAAATGACGGGATTGGGCGGCCACAATAAAAAATATCCGCAGCAGCTCTCGGGCGGCCAGCAGCAGCGGGCGGCCATCTGCCGGGCGCTGGTACTTAACCCGGAGTTCCTGCTTCTCGACGAGCCGCTTTCGGCGCTCGACGCGAAGGTGCGCCTGCGGCTGCGCCGGGAGATACGCCGTATACAGCAGCGTTTCGCGATCACCACGATCATGGTGACGCACGATCAGGAGGAGGCCCTTTCGATGGCGGACCGTATCATCGTCATGAACGAGGGGCGCATCGAGCAGATGGATACGCCGCAGGCGCTTTATGACGCGCCCGTCAACGGCTTCGTCGCCGATTTCGTCGGCACGGCTAACTTTGTCGGCGCGGGGAGGGCGATCCGCCCGGAGAGCCTCTGTCTCAGCAAGTCGCTGTCGGACAGCGCGGTCCAGGCCGAGGTCTGTGACGTGGAGTACCGCGGCGCCTTTTACCGCCTCGAGGTCGATACGCACGTGGGACACCTGATGATAGACATCCCCTCGCAGCAGAGTGACGCCAGAGTCCTGCGGCTCGGCAGCCGCCTCTATATCGATATCCCGCAGGATAAGGTCATCATGCTCAAGAGCGCCTGA
- a CDS encoding putative 2-aminoethylphosphonate ABC transporter permease subunit has protein sequence MKKIKNANRLESVLLIISLCLLFTAVAAPMAVLFAKAFTDFDGAYIGLANFREYFASPHLVGALWNSLAISAVVSLISLLLAFIYAYALTRAEVPAKGFFKFIALLPLCAPTMMFGIALIYLIGNKGVITMLGLKLPLYGPLGIIVSEVVYTFPQAFLILYITLSYTDNRLYEAARAMGTAPLRILRTVTLPGAKFGLVSAFLVAFTLCFSDFGAPKVVGGNYSVLATDIYKQVIGQQNFGMGSVVGLLLMIPAVVMFVTERLTASDNGVTVSSRSMAYRVIPHRGRDAALTLFCALAAGFIITLFAAVLAASLIKAWPYNMVPTFEHFTVDSPATGGLSSFFNSLVTALLTAFCGTAFVFMNAWLVEKSAANRLLRQAENLFSLIPLALPGLSIGLAFIFFFNMEGNPLNFIYGTAAVLVLANVVHFYSVPYVTASSALKKLDREIEAVAASMAVPSYRTLFKVTMPMCRAAIFETALYFFVNAMVTISAVVFLYPPDFKLASVAIVNMEDAGDIAPAAALSVLVIFVNVAAKLLYEYTFVMKRSGK, from the coding sequence ATGAAAAAGATCAAAAACGCCAACCGCTTGGAAAGCGTGCTTCTCATAATAAGTTTGTGCCTGCTTTTCACAGCCGTCGCCGCGCCGATGGCTGTTCTTTTTGCGAAGGCCTTTACCGATTTTGACGGGGCCTATATCGGCCTTGCCAATTTTCGCGAATATTTTGCTTCGCCGCACCTCGTCGGCGCGCTCTGGAACTCTCTGGCGATCTCCGCCGTCGTTTCGCTGATATCGCTGCTGCTGGCCTTTATCTACGCCTACGCGCTGACGCGCGCGGAGGTGCCGGCGAAGGGGTTTTTCAAGTTCATCGCGCTGCTGCCGCTCTGCGCGCCGACCATGATGTTCGGCATCGCGCTGATCTACCTGATCGGGAATAAGGGCGTGATCACGATGCTGGGGCTGAAGCTGCCGCTCTACGGGCCGCTTGGGATCATCGTCTCCGAGGTAGTCTACACATTCCCGCAAGCCTTTCTGATCCTCTATATCACGCTTTCCTATACCGATAACCGCCTTTACGAAGCGGCGCGCGCGATGGGGACCGCCCCGCTGCGCATTTTGCGGACGGTCACGCTGCCGGGAGCGAAGTTCGGCCTTGTCAGCGCCTTTCTCGTCGCCTTCACCCTCTGTTTCTCAGACTTCGGCGCGCCGAAGGTGGTCGGCGGCAATTACAGCGTGCTGGCCACCGACATCTATAAACAGGTGATCGGGCAGCAGAATTTCGGCATGGGCTCGGTCGTCGGGCTGCTGCTGATGATACCGGCGGTGGTGATGTTCGTCACGGAGCGCCTCACCGCGAGCGACAACGGCGTGACGGTGAGCTCGCGCAGCATGGCCTACCGCGTGATCCCTCATCGCGGGAGGGACGCGGCGCTCACGCTCTTCTGCGCCCTCGCCGCGGGCTTCATCATAACGCTCTTCGCCGCGGTGCTTGCCGCCTCGCTGATCAAGGCCTGGCCCTATAATATGGTTCCGACCTTCGAGCATTTCACGGTGGACAGTCCCGCCACGGGAGGGCTGAGCTCCTTCTTCAACAGCCTCGTTACCGCGCTGCTGACGGCGTTCTGCGGCACGGCCTTCGTCTTTATGAACGCCTGGCTGGTGGAGAAGAGCGCGGCGAACCGGCTGCTTCGGCAGGCCGAAAACCTCTTTTCACTGATACCGCTCGCGCTGCCGGGGCTTTCGATCGGGCTCGCCTTCATCTTCTTTTTCAATATGGAGGGCAACCCGCTGAATTTCATCTACGGCACGGCGGCGGTGCTGGTGCTGGCCAACGTCGTCCATTTCTATTCCGTGCCCTACGTGACCGCCTCCTCGGCGCTGAAAAAACTTGACCGCGAGATCGAGGCTGTCGCCGCCTCGATGGCGGTGCCCTCTTACAGGACGCTCTTTAAGGTGACTATGCCGATGTGCCGCGCCGCGATCTTCGAGACGGCGCTGTATTTCTTTGTCAACGCGATGGTGACGATATCTGCGGTCGTCTTTCTCTATCCGCCGGATTTTAAACTGGCCTCCGTGGCTATCGTGAACATGGAGGACGCCGGGGACATCGCGCCCGCCGCGGCGCTCTCGGTGCTTGTGATCTTTGTGAACGTGGCGGCGAAACTACTCTACGAATATACCTTTGTGATGAAAAGGAGCGGCAAATAA
- the phnX gene encoding phosphonoacetaldehyde hydrolase: MNNGKKIKCVILDWAGTTVDFGSMAPLRVFSDIFAQRGLRLETDELRAPMGMPKLEHIRELLRMERPARLFREKYGRMPIDDDALGMYAAFEPALLKILHDFAEPLEGVCGAVRELRETGVKIGSTTGYTRKMMDIIAPLAKAAGYAPDCIVTPDEAVEGRPAPWMIFKNMERLGVYPPSSVVKAGDTAADIREGKNAGVISVGILRGSNELGLTRSEFESLPAKEVDERRQAARERFYLAGADYVLESIRELPAFVREMDKDD; encoded by the coding sequence ATGAACAACGGCAAAAAAATCAAATGTGTGATCCTCGACTGGGCCGGCACTACGGTGGATTTTGGCTCGATGGCCCCGCTGCGGGTCTTCTCCGATATCTTTGCACAGCGCGGGCTTCGCCTTGAAACCGACGAGCTGCGCGCGCCGATGGGGATGCCTAAGCTGGAGCATATCCGCGAGCTGCTCAGGATGGAGCGTCCAGCGAGGCTATTCAGGGAAAAGTATGGGCGTATGCCGATAGACGACGACGCGCTGGGGATGTACGCCGCCTTTGAGCCGGCGCTTTTGAAGATACTCCATGATTTTGCGGAGCCGCTAGAGGGCGTCTGCGGCGCGGTGCGCGAGCTCCGTGAAACGGGGGTAAAGATCGGTTCGACCACCGGCTATACGAGGAAGATGATGGATATTATCGCGCCGCTCGCGAAGGCGGCCGGCTATGCCCCCGACTGTATCGTGACGCCCGACGAGGCCGTTGAGGGGCGCCCAGCGCCGTGGATGATCTTCAAAAATATGGAACGGCTCGGCGTTTATCCGCCCTCTTCGGTGGTAAAGGCTGGGGATACGGCGGCGGATATCCGCGAGGGCAAAAACGCCGGCGTGATCAGCGTCGGCATCCTGCGCGGCAGCAATGAGCTTGGCCTTACGCGGTCAGAGTTTGAATCGCTGCCGGCTAAGGAGGTAGATGAGAGGCGGCAGGCCGCGCGCGAGCGTTTTTATCTCGCGGGGGCCGACTATGTGCTGGAGAGCATTCGGGAGCTGCCGGCCTTTGTAAGGGAGATGGACAAAGATGACTGA